A genome region from Stenotrophomonas maltophilia includes the following:
- a CDS encoding helix-turn-helix domain-containing protein: protein MAIVITLDRMLQERGMTLSELAGRIDITLANLSILKTGKARAIRFSTLDAICRELQCTPGDLLGHDPTQAQDAD, encoded by the coding sequence ATGGCGATTGTCATCACCCTGGACCGCATGCTGCAGGAACGGGGCATGACCCTGTCCGAGCTGGCCGGGCGCATCGACATCACCCTGGCCAACCTGTCGATCCTGAAAACCGGCAAGGCGCGTGCCATCCGCTTTTCCACCCTGGATGCGATCTGCCGTGAGCTGCAGTGCACGCCCGGTGATCTGCTCGGGCATGACCCGACGCAGGCGCAGGACGCTGACTGA